In the genome of Streptomyces lydicus, the window GGTGGTGCGCTGGGCACGGTCGTAGGCGAAGCGGCTGGAGAGGACACCATCCGGGCCGATCGTACGCACGACACGATGCCACTGGTCGTACTCGTACCGGAACGTCGAGCCGTTCCGGTCCGTCCACGAGGTCATCCGACCGAAGCTATCGTAACCGAACTCCAGGGCCTTCCCTGAGGAGTTGACCACGTGGGTGACGTTGCCGCTGCCGTGGTCGTAGCGGTAGGACTTGATCTCGGCCGGTCCGTCGGAGGTGTCCAGGGCGAGGTAGGAGACGCGGCCGGCCTCGGTGTGGATACGCACGACGTAGCCGCCGCTGTGGTGGACCGTCGTCGGGGTGCCGTCCTCAAGGCGGGAGAGGGCGATCTCGTTGCCGTTCCGGTCGACGACGCACTGCAGCCAGAACCAGCCCGACCGGGAGGGGGAGTCGGCGAAGACGCGGACGATGCCGGTGCGCCGGTCGGTGATCTCGTACGTGGTCTCGCCGAGCGCCCCGGTGCCGGCATGGACGAGCGGCAGCCATGCCCCGGTGACGGGATAGGACGCCCCGCCGCTGCCCGCTGTTGGCAGCGACTCATACCGCAGCAAGGAGCCGTCCTCACGGGCCCAGACGACCCCGTCCTCCGCCACCTCCAGACGTTCGTCCAGCGCAGAGGCCCATGACGGGCCGAAGAACTGCCCGTACCGGTACGAGGACAGGTGCGTACGGGAGATCCGCAGCGGCAGAACACCGGGCAGGTCGAGATCGGTCTCCGTCTGCAGCAGCTCGCCGCTGGCGACGTCGACCGGGTCGTTCTCACAGGGCCGGTCGCCCGTGGGGCGGCCGGTGAGGTGTGGGTCGCTGGTGGAGCCGTTCATCGAGCCCGGCCGCACGTTGGACGGCTTGTCGCCGCCGCCGGGGCGGCCGCCGCCCGTCGCGTGGGGCGCGTGCGGTATATCCTCCTTGCCACCCTTGAAGAGCTTGTCGAGCTCCGCAGCGTGCTTGGCGTCGTTCTCCGCGTGGTTGGTGGCGACCTTCTTCAGCCGGTGGCCCGCCCCGTGGTACATGTCCTGCACCGCCTTGCCGGCGTCCTTGCCAAGGGTCTTGCCCAGCTTCTCGGCGGCGTGTTCCAGCGCCTTGACGATCGGGTTGCTCATACGAAGCTCGCCCCCGCCGCCTTCGTCCCGAATTCGGCGGCGTGCGATGCCACCGTCCGTGCATGGCCGTGCAGCTTCTCCGCGCGCGCGTGCAGCGCCTCCGGATGGATGGAGAAACTCTCCCCAGCACGCCCCTCGCCCCCGCCGCCGGCGGAGACACCCAGTGCGGACTGGGCAGCCTGGAACACCAGGCCGCCTACCGCCCTGCTGACCGTCTCGACCAGCGGATCGATGGCCGCCTCGATGACCTGGCCGATGATGTACTGCTCCAACTGCTGCACCAGATAGTCCATGAGCTTTTCGGCGGCCTCGATGACCAGCGCCTCGGCCGCCTCCGCGATCCCCAAGGTGGCGACCGCGGCGGCCTGATCGGCGACGAACGTGATGGCCAGCACGGTGAGTTCGGCGATCGCCTCCAGCTTCATCGCCTCGATCGTGTCCGCCGAGACATCCAGTGCGTCGGCCACCACATGGCAGGCGTTGACCAGCTCCGCCATGTGGCCGTCGGACATCTGCCCCCACTTGGCCAGCAGCGCCTCGTACGACACACCCTGATACACGTCTTCGAGCTGCTTGACTGTGGAGGTGCATTCCTTGTGGGTGTCATCGACCTTCTGCGCGAAATCCCGCACGTGGGAACCGAACTCGCGGACCTTGTCCTCATTGATGTCCGGCCAGTTCACCCCGATGAACTGAAGGAACGACACCACCTGACCAGGCAGCTCGATCGCCATACCTGTCCCCCCTTGTTGAAGCCCCACAGCAGCTCACCAGATGGTGTTCAAGGGGGTGCAAGGGGCGGGCAAAGAAATATTCGAGGCAGGGTCATCAGTGTGTCTTCTGGTGCGGTTGGCAGCTTCTTTGATCAATTGCCTTGGGCGTGGCCAGGTTCAGTTGGCAGGCGGCGGCCTCGGCGACGAGGCCGGCCAGCAAGGGTAGTCGGCGACCGGGTGGTCGCCGGGGCGGCCGTGTGTGGTCAGGCCGTTCCGCTCGACCACATCGTCTTCGGCCTGACTGACGACGGCGCGCCGGCCGAGCTGAAGGAGCGCATGGACGGCGCCGTTCCCGACGACTCAGTGACTGTCTTCCCTTTCTCCGGCTCCGGAGATCCGTGGTACTGGGCAGGCATCTACGATGACCTTGCCAGCATCAAGCCCGGTCTCTTCGTCCTGGACAACGTCATCGGAGCGCTCGCCCCTGGTGAGGACATTGCGTCATCCGTCACCGCGCAGCGCATCGTCAACAGTCTCCGACCGATCAGCGATCTCGGCATCCCTACGCTCCTCGTCACCCACACACCCAAGGGGACGGGAGAAGGGATGTGCGTTGCGTCCTCCCCGATCGGAGGCCGCGCCATGGGCGCTGCCGCCCGTGGCCTCATCGCCCTGCGCAACTCCGGCAAGCAGGGACGGCGGCTCCATACCGCCAGCAACCGAGCCACCGAAGAACTCGACATCCCCGTCACCGTACGGCGCGCCAGCGCAGACAACGAGATCCCCGTCTGGGAGCGCATCGAGCCCGGTCTGAAGGCCGTCAGCCTGCCCAAGCCGGGTCCATGGGATGAAGCCCTCATAGCCCGCATCCTCGAGAACAGCCGCGCGAGACAACCCTCAAGGCCCTGGCCGACAAGTATGAGCAGGCTGTGGACAGGAAGCCGGGAAGCTGAAGTGGCGGCCTGCCCGAAAGGGGCCGCCCACAGGGCGAGACGACTTACGTACCTACGTGTAGCGGCGAAGAAGCAAGGCGACATGAGCGGCCGTGGGCCGCTTGGAAGAGTTAGGCGGCTAACCGAAAGCCTTCGCCTTCCACTTGCAGACCTTCGCCGCCGCTCCCCTTTAACTCGCCGTTGCCGCTCGCCTGGCTCTACCTGCTTCGATCACCCCTCCGCCGCCGCGTTGCGTCGTCAGTCGAGCCCTGCGACTACTCCAGGATGTCCAGCTTGGGGAGGCTGTCCACGATCTTCATCGTCTCCAGGCTGACCGTGACGATCCGCTTGAGCAGGTCGATGATGTAGCGCGGATCATCGGACCAGTCGTTAGGGTCGTTCACGATCCCGCTGGCCTTGTCGACCTTCACCTGGTACCGGTCGATGATCCACTCGATCGCCGAGCGCGCACCGAGCTGGTAGCGATACGCCTCCTCCGGGATGTTGGAGAGCGTGATGCGCTTGTTGTAGACGATCGTGGACCGAACCGCCTCGCCCGACCTCTTGACGATCTTCATCTTCGTCACCCGGAACAGCTCCGATGGCGCGGTGTTCGCGCTACCACCGCTGACCTCCTCCACGATCCCGTCGTACGGCGCTACGGTCTCGTAGCCGAGGTGGAGGTCGGCGAGCACTCGGCCGGCTTCGGCGAAGCCGCGGAAGTCGCGCACCTTCGGGATGCGGGGCAGCGACTTCTTCAGGTCGGCGGCGAACTGGGTTCGGTAGTAGGGGGAGTGGAGCAAGCCGTAGGTGTAGTAGAAGACGTCGTTCTTGGTGATCGTGTCGTCGGCGTACGTCTTGCGGTAGTCGCGGAGGCACGCGTCGGTGATGTTGTCTACACGCTCGTAGGCGTCGCCGTCGCTTGTGCCTTCGCTGGATGCGAAGAGGTCATCGCCGGTGCTCAGCTCACGGTAGGCGTAGCGGGGGAAGAACTTGCCGCCGCTACCTGCCCCCGTGACGTGACGGTCGGGTAGGCAGTCGAGCATCATGACCGAGAACGGCACTGCTGACCCTTCCCCAACGACATAGAAGCCGAGGTTCTCGTGCTCGGGCGTCGGGAACAGGCGGGGGAGCTGGGAGACGATGTCGTTCAGCTGCGAGTCGAAGTACAGATGCTGCTTCGTGAAGGGCCGGTACGTGGACGTGAAGAGACGTTGTCCGTCGAAGGCATACCGCCGCCCCTTCGCGATATTCGTCTTGTCCGGCCGGTTCCAGCTGATGTTCTTCGGGTCGTTGTCGATGTACCGGTCGATGTCGGCTGCTGACGGGGAAGCCAGTGCTGTCTCTTCGCAGTGCGCCTCGAAGCCGCGGACCTGTTCGTTGTAGAAGTCGATCGTCGACTCGACGTTCTCCGTGAGCTTCGGTCGGGAGAAGTTGTAGACCCAAGAGTCGCGGCCAGTCATGAGGCCGTTGGAGTGGAGGACGAAGACCGACCGCTCCCGCAGAGCCTTGTCCTTCTCGCCGATGGCCTGGAAGGTAGCGAACCGCTCGTCGCGCTGGTTGATCCAGTCGCCCTCCGGGCTCGGGGAAATCTGCTGCCATTCCACCGTATCGAGGGCCTGGCCGGACACGATGCGGAGCTTGTCCTCGCGGTTGAGGTAGTCGCCGATGTCCCGGTAGTGGAGCTGGCAGCCTTCGCCCGTGCCAGCGGCGGTTCCGCCCTTGACGAGGATCAGGACGGCAACGGTGCTTCGGCTGCCTGAGCCGAAGACCTTGCCGCCCTCCTTACGGGAGAGTTCCCCGGCCGTGCGCTGGTTGCCGCGCAGGTTGTAGCAGTAGATCGCGTCGAACTCGTTCACCAGGGAGAGGCGTAGTCCGTCGGCGGTGTTGCCATCGATGTAGCCGCCGTTGGAGACGTAGGCGATGACGCCCTCGTCCTTGATGCGGTCCGAGGCCCAGCGGATGGCGCGGATGTAGGAGTCGTAGAGGGAGTTCTTCAGCGTTGCTGATGACTTCGCTGCGTAGGT includes:
- a CDS encoding WXG100 family type VII secretion target, with translation MAIELPGQVVSFLQFIGVNWPDINEDKVREFGSHVRDFAQKVDDTHKECTSTVKQLEDVYQGVSYEALLAKWGQMSDGHMAELVNACHVVADALDVSADTIEAMKLEAIAELTVLAITFVADQAAAVATLGIAEAAEALVIEAAEKLMDYLVQQLEQYIIGQVIEAAIDPLVETVSRAVGGLVFQAAQSALGVSAGGGGEGRAGESFSIHPEALHARAEKLHGHARTVASHAAEFGTKAAGASFV